The following coding sequences lie in one Planctomycetia bacterium genomic window:
- the typA gene encoding GTP-binding protein, with translation MPDPAARGTHRTDIRNVAIIAHVDHGKTTLVDCLLRQSGQYRASQLTGERILDSNDLERERGITILAKNIAVEWKGTKINLIDTPGHADFGGEVERVLRMADGALVLVDAAEGPMPQTRFVLSKALECRLRPVVVVNKIDRPDARPLEVLDEILGLFLELGADDDLADFPFVYASSRGGYAAHDPAVREGTMDPLLDLVLEKIPGPIVDQSAPLRMLVTTLDWSDYVGRIGIGRIESGTLTKGAAVVRSTAEGRLVPAKAVGVQVFDKLGRVDVEQVTAGDIGAVSGLEEVEIGDTICDPADPRPLPRLAVDEPTLSMVFGVNTSPLAGRSGKYLTTRHLRDRLWKELERNVALRVEPIEGSEQFSVSGRGLLHLSVLIETMRREGFELSVGKPRVILRKEEGGTTLEPFETLVVEVPHDKLGPVMELTGSRRGQLKHMGSRGEFAHTTFSIPARGLIGLRTRVLNATQGTAIMHHRFEAWRPLEGEVSGRANGVLVSMMPGRAVAFGLDGLQERADLFIEPGDEVYEGMICGENARSEDMTVNPTKEKKLTNMRATGSDRNILLKPPRRMSLEEALEYIEEDEVVEVTPAVIRLRKILLSEHERRKVSRQKAAT, from the coding sequence ATGCCCGATCCAGCCGCCCGCGGCACCCACCGCACCGACATCCGCAACGTCGCCATCATCGCCCACGTCGACCACGGCAAGACCACGCTCGTCGACTGTCTGCTCCGCCAGAGCGGCCAATACCGGGCCAGCCAGTTGACCGGCGAGCGGATCCTCGACTCCAACGACCTGGAGCGGGAGCGCGGGATCACGATCCTCGCCAAGAACATCGCCGTCGAGTGGAAGGGGACGAAGATCAACCTCATCGACACCCCCGGCCACGCCGACTTCGGCGGCGAGGTGGAGCGGGTGCTGCGGATGGCCGACGGGGCGCTGGTGCTCGTGGATGCCGCCGAGGGCCCGATGCCGCAGACCCGGTTCGTCCTCTCCAAGGCGCTCGAATGCCGGCTCCGGCCGGTGGTCGTGGTCAACAAGATCGACCGCCCCGACGCCCGGCCGCTGGAGGTGCTCGACGAGATCCTCGGCCTGTTCCTCGAGCTCGGCGCCGACGACGACCTCGCCGACTTCCCCTTCGTCTACGCCTCCAGCCGCGGCGGCTACGCGGCCCACGATCCGGCGGTTCGCGAAGGAACGATGGATCCGCTGTTGGACCTCGTCCTGGAGAAGATCCCCGGGCCGATCGTCGACCAGTCCGCGCCGCTGCGGATGCTCGTCACCACGCTCGACTGGTCCGACTACGTCGGCCGGATCGGCATCGGCCGCATCGAGTCGGGCACGCTCACCAAGGGGGCGGCGGTGGTCCGCTCCACGGCCGAGGGCCGGCTCGTGCCGGCCAAGGCGGTGGGCGTGCAGGTGTTCGACAAGCTCGGCAGGGTGGATGTCGAGCAGGTCACCGCCGGCGACATCGGTGCCGTCAGCGGCCTGGAAGAGGTGGAGATCGGTGACACGATCTGCGATCCGGCCGACCCGCGACCGCTTCCCCGGCTGGCCGTCGACGAGCCGACGCTGTCGATGGTGTTCGGCGTCAACACATCGCCGCTGGCCGGCCGCTCGGGCAAGTACCTCACCACCCGGCACCTCCGCGACCGGCTCTGGAAGGAACTGGAGCGGAACGTTGCCCTGCGGGTCGAGCCGATCGAGGGCTCGGAGCAGTTCAGCGTCTCGGGCCGCGGCCTGCTCCACCTCTCCGTGCTCATCGAGACGATGCGGCGTGAGGGTTTCGAGCTCTCCGTGGGCAAGCCGCGGGTCATCCTGCGCAAGGAAGAAGGGGGCACGACGCTCGAGCCGTTCGAGACGCTGGTCGTCGAAGTGCCGCACGACAAGCTCGGCCCCGTCATGGAACTGACCGGCTCGCGCCGCGGCCAGCTCAAGCACATGGGCTCGCGCGGCGAGTTCGCCCACACCACGTTTTCGATCCCCGCCCGCGGCCTGATCGGCCTGCGGACCCGCGTCCTCAACGCCACGCAGGGGACGGCGATCATGCACCACCGCTTCGAGGCCTGGCGGCCGCTGGAAGGGGAGGTGTCGGGCCGGGCCAACGGCGTGCTCGTGTCGATGATGCCCGGCCGGGCCGTGGCCTTCGGGCTCGACGGCCTGCAGGAGCGGGCCGACCTGTTCATCGAGCCGGGGGACGAGGTCTACGAGGGGATGATCTGCGGCGAGAACGCCCGCAGCGAGGACATGACGGTCAACCCCACGAAGGAAAAGAAGCTCACCAACATGCGGGCCACCGGCAGCGACCGCAACATTCTCCTCAAGCCGCCGCGCCGGATGTCGCTGGAGGAGGCGCTCGAATACATCGAGGAGGACGAGGTCGTCGAGGTCACGCCGGCGGTGATCCGGCTGCGAAAGATCCTCCTCTCGGAGCACGAGCGGCGCAAGGTGTCGCGGCAAAAGGCGGCCACCTGA
- the nadC gene encoding nicotinate-nucleotide diphosphorylase has product MTAANPDQRSPCPDFRQSAWDDHLAAHVARLAGDWFAEDLGNECDWTSVAVVSAAATSELRVVARRPGVVAGLPAAAVVAAAAGTGLVLVPQVAEGTAVAAGDTLAMLTGPTRGILGAERVILNLLGRMSGTATATRRLVDALAGTRCRVYDTRKTVPGWRLLDKYAVRAGGGWNHRMGLYDAILIKDNHLAAAAAAGLSPADAVRRGREFVRGSFPPARAARMIVEIEIDSETQLPDVLAAEPDVVLLDNMPVEELARCVAVRDTRAPRVVLEASGGIRPETVAAIAATGVDRVSTGWPTHDAPWLDIALDWG; this is encoded by the coding sequence ATGACCGCCGCGAATCCAGACCAGCGATCCCCCTGCCCCGACTTTCGCCAGTCGGCCTGGGACGACCATCTCGCCGCCCACGTCGCCCGGCTGGCGGGCGACTGGTTCGCGGAGGATCTCGGCAACGAGTGCGACTGGACGAGCGTCGCGGTCGTGTCCGCGGCGGCCACCAGCGAGTTGCGCGTGGTGGCGCGCCGGCCGGGCGTGGTCGCCGGCCTGCCGGCCGCCGCCGTCGTCGCCGCGGCCGCCGGGACTGGGCTCGTGCTCGTGCCGCAGGTCGCCGAGGGGACGGCCGTCGCGGCCGGCGACACGCTGGCGATGCTGACCGGACCGACCCGGGGCATCCTCGGCGCCGAGCGGGTGATCCTCAACCTGCTCGGCAGGATGTCCGGCACCGCCACGGCGACCCGCCGGCTGGTCGATGCGCTGGCCGGGACGCGCTGCCGCGTCTACGACACCCGCAAGACGGTTCCCGGCTGGCGGCTCCTCGACAAGTACGCCGTCCGGGCCGGCGGCGGCTGGAACCACCGCATGGGGCTCTACGACGCGATCCTCATCAAGGACAACCACCTCGCCGCGGCGGCGGCCGCCGGCCTGTCGCCGGCCGATGCCGTGCGGCGTGGCCGGGAGTTCGTCCGCGGCTCGTTCCCGCCGGCCCGGGCGGCGCGGATGATCGTCGAGATCGAGATCGACTCCGAAACGCAACTCCCCGACGTCCTCGCGGCTGAGCCCGACGTCGTCCTCCTCGACAACATGCCGGTCGAGGAACTCGCCCGCTGCGTGGCGGTGCGCGACACACGGGCGCCGCGGGTCGTGCTGGAGGCCTCGGGGGGCATCCGTCCCGAGACGGTGGCGGCGATCGCCGCCACGGGCGTCGATCGGGTCAGCACGGGCTGGCCGACGCACGATGCCCCGTGGCTCGACATCGCACTCGACTGGGGCTGA
- a CDS encoding hypothetical protein (possible pseudo, frameshifted) yields MVQRTRFLVTALILAVGASTQTGCFWLAAQGPNIGPLAIPIPVPVGIQKAKEDQFWNYERYERAPVLGPLQAGGPCEALDEPSDDEVMRALEKARPVQGNWPFLYEVQRNRVRISKCKISDYIDPPRHLPLVGPVQVHHAHYKCTVYFQEVKRIGWPVPHTLVDEDCQEVVYIDHDHMHMVGDVCTGCDANF; encoded by the coding sequence ATGGTGCAGCGGACGCGGTTTCTTGTGACGGCCCTGATCCTGGCCGTCGGGGCATCCACGCAGACCGGGTGCTTCTGGCTCGCCGCCCAGGGGCCGAACATCGGGCCGCTCGCCATCCCGATCCCCGTGCCGGTCGGCATCCAAAAGGCCAAGGAAGACCAGTTCTGGAACTACGAGCGGTATGAGCGGGCCCCGGTGCTCGGCCCGCTGCAGGCCGGCGGTCCCTGCGAGGCGCTCGACGAACCGAGCGACGACGAGGTGATGCGGGCCCTGGAGAAGGCCCGGCCCGTGCAGGGCAACTGGCCGTTCCTCTACGAGGTGCAGCGCAATCGGGTGCGGATCTCGAAGTGCAAGATCTCCGACTACATCGATCCGCCGCGGCACCTGCCGCTGGTCGGTCCGGTGCAGGTGCATCATGCCCACTACAAGTGCACGGTCTACTTCCAAGAGGTGAAGCGGATCGGCTGGCCGGTGCCGCACACGCTCGTGGACGAGGACTGCCAGGAAGTCGTGTACATCGACCACGACCATATGCACATGGTCGGTGACGTCTGCACGGGGTGCGACGCGAACTTTTAA
- the rpsU gene encoding 30S ribosomal protein S21: protein MVKLTVRERESIQEAVRRFRKLVERSGIKKEMRRREFFEKPSETKRRARLRAERRTKRNRLLGV, encoded by the coding sequence ATGGTCAAGTTGACGGTACGGGAACGCGAGAGCATTCAGGAGGCGGTGCGTCGCTTCCGCAAACTGGTCGAGCGGAGCGGCATCAAGAAGGAGATGCGTCGCCGGGAGTTCTTCGAAAAGCCGAGCGAGACGAAGCGTCGGGCCCGCCTCCGTGCCGAGCGGCGCACCAAGCGAAACCGCCTCCTCGGCGTCTGA
- the exbD3 gene encoding biopolymer transporter ExbD, which translates to MPLVRLSDDEEPAPNLAPMIDVILVLTIFFMCATKFSGDERKFDLDLPTAGGAVAGDATRPEIVEVQASGAVRLGAADVPEGELAARLEALRAARPEMAVMIRGERSVPHGRMAEIYEACRTAGVRNVAISVRPRQDRDREQAGGLDQGTRQR; encoded by the coding sequence ATGCCACTGGTCCGCCTCAGCGACGACGAGGAGCCGGCGCCGAACCTGGCGCCGATGATCGACGTCATCCTCGTGCTCACGATCTTCTTCATGTGCGCCACGAAGTTCTCCGGCGATGAGCGGAAGTTCGACCTCGACCTGCCCACGGCGGGGGGCGCGGTGGCGGGGGATGCGACGCGGCCGGAGATCGTCGAGGTCCAGGCCTCGGGCGCCGTGCGGCTCGGGGCGGCGGACGTGCCGGAGGGGGAACTCGCAGCGCGGCTCGAGGCGCTCCGGGCCGCACGGCCGGAGATGGCGGTCATGATCCGCGGGGAGCGGAGCGTGCCGCACGGACGGATGGCAGAGATTTACGAGGCCTGTCGCACGGCCGGCGTGCGGAACGTCGCCATCTCCGTCCGGCCCCGGCAGGACCGTGACCGCGAGCAAGCCGGCGGGCTGGATCAGGGCACGCGGCAACGCTGA
- a CDS encoding thioredoxin, producing MSLRRRVVVSAPHPALVAALVAACGAVGNGQAAGPTVDDALAQVPAQKGVDYDRPTAAEAKTCTIGKEREGTINALVVRAPSGDVLRSFADTNGDGTVDRFSYYKDGIEVYRDIDSDHDKRVDQARWLNSAGSRWGVDEDGNATLDTWKTISAEEASAEIVEAIKNRDATAFARLLPTKDDLKAAGFEGERLAELLARVAAAPKAFAAVAATQKQLGADARWASMLTPQPPGVLPAGQPGVARDVVAYDNVVAIVDGKGGGGQVFVGSLVRCGDCWRPIDAPQVAGSGGELGEALGFFTPRPSGRATGGAGPLADDRLKPLFAQLREVETKLSTAAPAARRELAAQQVAIMDQVLAAAADADRPFWVRQIAETLAAYVQGDLVPDGIGRLDKLAADVAADPTLSAFVTFRLIQSRYALGAQQSGADGEKAEKARAAWLAELAAFVDKHPASPDAAEAMLQLAIEDEFSGREKESLARYAEIVAKYPDSVPARKARGASRRLESVGKPLALSGTTLDGKTLAIESLKGVPVLVHYWATWCEPCKVDIAQIRELQAKYGPKKFVAVGIALDNDKAALAKFLQAKQLGWPQLHDAGGLDGRLAEELGILTLPTMLLLDAEGKVVDRNLVITELEKKLEALVGGK from the coding sequence ATGTCGCTGCGTCGTCGCGTCGTCGTTTCAGCCCCCCATCCCGCCCTCGTCGCCGCGCTCGTCGCGGCCTGCGGCGCAGTTGGGAACGGGCAGGCGGCGGGGCCGACCGTCGACGACGCGCTCGCGCAGGTGCCGGCGCAGAAAGGGGTCGATTACGACCGGCCGACGGCGGCCGAGGCGAAGACGTGCACGATCGGCAAGGAGCGCGAGGGCACGATCAACGCGCTCGTCGTCCGTGCGCCTTCCGGGGACGTGCTCCGCTCGTTCGCCGACACCAACGGCGACGGCACGGTCGACCGGTTCAGCTACTACAAGGACGGCATCGAGGTCTATCGCGACATCGACTCCGACCACGACAAGCGGGTCGATCAGGCGCGCTGGCTGAACTCCGCCGGGAGCCGCTGGGGCGTGGACGAGGATGGCAACGCCACGCTCGACACGTGGAAGACGATCTCCGCCGAGGAGGCGAGCGCGGAGATCGTCGAGGCGATCAAGAACCGGGATGCGACCGCCTTCGCCCGGCTCCTGCCTACGAAGGACGACCTCAAGGCGGCCGGGTTCGAGGGGGAGCGGCTGGCGGAGTTGCTGGCCCGCGTTGCCGCCGCGCCCAAGGCCTTCGCCGCCGTCGCCGCGACCCAGAAGCAGCTCGGTGCCGACGCCCGCTGGGCGAGCATGCTCACGCCCCAGCCGCCCGGTGTCCTGCCGGCCGGACAGCCCGGCGTGGCCAGGGACGTCGTCGCCTACGACAACGTCGTGGCGATCGTCGATGGCAAGGGGGGCGGCGGGCAGGTGTTCGTCGGGTCGCTCGTCCGCTGCGGCGACTGCTGGCGGCCGATCGACGCGCCGCAGGTGGCTGGCTCCGGGGGGGAGCTCGGCGAGGCCCTGGGCTTCTTCACGCCACGGCCGAGCGGCCGGGCGACGGGGGGGGCGGGACCGCTCGCCGATGATCGCCTCAAGCCGCTGTTCGCGCAGTTGCGGGAGGTGGAGACCAAGCTCTCCACCGCCGCCCCCGCGGCCCGGCGCGAACTGGCCGCGCAGCAGGTAGCGATCATGGATCAAGTCTTGGCTGCCGCCGCCGACGCGGATCGGCCGTTCTGGGTCCGGCAGATCGCCGAGACCCTCGCCGCCTATGTGCAGGGGGATCTGGTTCCCGACGGCATCGGCAGGCTCGACAAGCTGGCCGCGGACGTGGCCGCCGATCCGACGCTCTCGGCCTTCGTGACGTTTCGTCTCATCCAGTCCCGGTACGCCCTCGGCGCGCAGCAGTCCGGAGCCGACGGCGAGAAGGCGGAGAAGGCCCGGGCCGCGTGGCTGGCCGAGCTGGCCGCCTTCGTCGACAAGCATCCGGCCTCCCCGGATGCCGCCGAGGCGATGCTGCAACTGGCCATCGAGGACGAGTTTTCGGGCCGCGAGAAGGAGTCGCTCGCCCGCTACGCCGAAATCGTGGCCAAGTACCCCGACTCGGTCCCGGCCCGCAAGGCCCGCGGGGCCTCGCGCCGGCTGGAGAGCGTCGGCAAGCCCCTCGCGCTCTCCGGCACCACGCTCGACGGCAAGACGTTGGCGATCGAGTCTCTCAAGGGCGTTCCGGTGCTCGTGCACTACTGGGCGACGTGGTGCGAGCCCTGCAAGGTGGACATCGCGCAGATCCGGGAGTTGCAGGCGAAGTACGGGCCGAAGAAATTCGTCGCCGTCGGCATCGCGCTCGACAACGACAAGGCCGCGCTGGCGAAGTTCCTCCAGGCGAAGCAGCTCGGCTGGCCGCAGCTCCATGACGCCGGCGGGCTCGACGGCCGGCTTGCCGAGGAGCTCGGCATCCTGACGTTGCCGACGATGCTCCTCCTCGACGCCGAGGGGAAGGTGGTCGATCGGAACCTCGTGATCACCGAGCTCGAGAAGAAGCTGGAGGCGCTCGTCGGCGGCAAGTGA